One window of Aliarcobacter lanthieri genomic DNA carries:
- a CDS encoding radical SAM protein, translating to MSYSNSIIFGPIPSRRFGISLGIDLSPSKKQCNFDCLYCELEPAKTIDEMDTYPNIQDIIFEVKNSLKKHPKIDVITITCNGEPTLYPQLDILVDELNKIKGTIKTLILSNGSTIYKKNIFETLLKIDTVKLSLDCISSKCFKKLDRQNNSVEIEKIVPSMIEFSKITKNNFVIEILFVKDLNDKDEELELLYKAIKAINPNRVDIGTIDRPPAYKVKPVDFDFLQKVANKFFDVNINIVYKNRPKQIEKYSKEDIISTLKRRPLTYEDIENMFDEESKDILKTLVNDDIISIVDSSGIEFYKKNSN from the coding sequence ATGTCTTATTCAAACTCTATTATTTTTGGACCAATTCCCTCAAGAAGATTTGGAATCTCTTTGGGAATTGACCTATCTCCCTCTAAAAAGCAGTGTAATTTTGATTGTTTATATTGTGAACTTGAACCAGCAAAAACTATTGATGAAATGGATACTTATCCAAATATACAAGATATTATTTTTGAAGTTAAAAATAGTTTGAAAAAACATCCTAAAATTGATGTTATAACAATTACTTGTAATGGTGAGCCTACTTTATATCCACAATTGGATATATTAGTTGATGAATTAAATAAAATTAAAGGAACAATCAAAACTTTAATACTATCAAATGGAAGTACAATTTATAAAAAAAATATTTTTGAAACATTATTAAAAATTGATACAGTTAAATTATCTTTAGATTGTATTAGTAGTAAGTGTTTTAAAAAACTTGATAGACAAAATAATAGTGTTGAAATTGAAAAAATAGTTCCTTCTATGATAGAGTTCTCAAAAATAACAAAAAATAATTTTGTAATTGAAATATTATTTGTTAAAGATTTAAATGATAAAGATGAAGAACTTGAATTATTATATAAAGCTATAAAAGCTATAAATCCAAATAGAGTAGATATTGGAACTATTGACAGACCACCAGCATATAAAGTTAAACCAGTAGATTTTGATTTTTTACAAAAAGTTGCAAATAAATTTTTTGATGTAAATATAAATATAGTTTATAAGAATAGACCTAAACAAATAGAAAAATATTCTAAAGAAGATATTATTTCTACATTAAAAAGACGTCCTTTAACATATGAAGATATAGAAAATATGTTTGATGAAGAGTCAAAAGATATTTTAAAGACTTTAGTGAATGATGATATTATAAGTATTGTAGACAGTAGTGGAATTGAATTTTACAAGAAAAACAGCAATTAA
- the hemE gene encoding uroporphyrinogen decarboxylase: MSKIFVDACFGKPTPYTPVWMMRQAGRYLKEYMEVRAKAGNFLNLCHNPQLAAEVTIQPLDIVGVDAAILFSDILVIPNEMGMHLDFVKGEGPIFKEPIKNELDLDKLIGADEAASKLTYVYETIKLLKEQLPEDKALIGFTGAPWTLATYMIEGQGTKTYNLCKKIMYSNPDFLHKILRKLTDIIKLYLEKQILAGADVVQIFDSWAAAIEPSRYDEFSWKYMVEIAEYLKEKYPHIPVIMFPKGIAAFIERGLVYGKFDVFGVDWGTPMALAKEKLGDKYVLQGNMEPCRLYSKTETTKCVESIQSIMQGERHIFNLGHGILPDVPVENAIHFVKECQRVSKK, from the coding sequence ATGTCAAAAATTTTTGTAGATGCATGTTTTGGAAAACCAACACCATATACTCCAGTTTGGATGATGAGACAAGCAGGAAGATATTTAAAAGAATATATGGAAGTAAGAGCAAAAGCAGGTAATTTTTTAAATCTTTGTCATAATCCACAACTAGCTGCTGAAGTTACAATTCAACCTCTTGATATTGTAGGAGTTGATGCAGCTATTTTATTTAGTGATATTCTAGTTATTCCAAATGAAATGGGAATGCATTTAGATTTTGTAAAAGGTGAAGGTCCTATATTTAAAGAACCAATTAAAAATGAATTAGATTTGGATAAATTAATTGGTGCAGATGAAGCAGCTTCTAAACTAACTTATGTTTATGAAACAATTAAACTTTTAAAAGAGCAATTACCAGAGGATAAAGCACTTATTGGTTTTACAGGAGCCCCTTGGACATTAGCTACATATATGATAGAAGGACAAGGAACAAAAACATATAATTTATGTAAAAAAATTATGTATTCTAATCCAGATTTTTTACATAAAATTTTAAGAAAACTTACTGATATTATTAAATTATATTTAGAAAAACAAATTTTAGCAGGTGCTGATGTTGTTCAGATCTTTGATTCTTGGGCAGCAGCAATAGAACCTAGTAGATATGATGAGTTTTCATGGAAGTATATGGTTGAGATTGCAGAATATTTAAAAGAAAAATACCCACATATTCCAGTAATTATGTTTCCAAAAGGTATTGCTGCTTTTATTGAAAGAGGGCTAGTTTATGGAAAATTTGATGTATTTGGTGTAGATTGGGGAACTCCAATGGCATTAGCAAAAGAAAAGTTAGGAGATAAATATGTGCTTCAAGGAAATATGGAGCCTTGTAGACTATATTCAAAAACTGAAACTACAAAATGTGTTGAATCTATCCAAAGTATTATGCAAGGAGAAAGACATATATTTAACTTAGGACATGGTATTTTACCTGATGTACCAGTAGAAAATGCTATTCACTTTGTTAAAGAATGCCAAAGAGTTAGTAAAAAATAG
- a CDS encoding YqhA family protein, whose protein sequence is MLEKIIENGLWKSRFIVILSVIFGFMGAVILFIVASIDIINVAKFVVTTFFEGNHPEHFHEDIVAGIIGAVDLYLIAVVLLIFAFGIYELFISKIDAACSPEDCNSILNISSLDQLKDKIAKVIIMVLVVNYFQRVLHTEYKTPLELLYFALAIVALAVGLYFTGKVGKK, encoded by the coding sequence ATGCTTGAAAAGATTATAGAAAATGGTTTATGGAAAAGTAGATTTATTGTAATCCTTTCTGTGATTTTTGGATTTATGGGAGCAGTGATTTTATTTATAGTTGCTAGCATTGATATTATCAATGTAGCTAAATTTGTAGTTACAACTTTTTTCGAAGGGAATCATCCAGAACATTTTCATGAAGATATTGTTGCTGGGATTATTGGAGCAGTTGATTTATATTTGATTGCAGTTGTACTATTGATTTTTGCTTTTGGTATCTATGAGTTATTTATATCAAAAATTGATGCAGCATGTAGCCCAGAAGATTGTAATTCTATATTAAATATTAGTTCATTAGATCAATTAAAAGATAAAATTGCGAAAGTAATTATTATGGTTTTGGTTGTAAATTATTTTCAAAGAGTTTTACATACAGAGTATAAAACTCCTTTAGAATTACTATATTTTGCTTTGGCAATAGTTGCTTTAGCAGTAGGACTTTACTTTACAGGTAAAGTTGGAAAAAAATAA
- a CDS encoding aspartate-semialdehyde dehydrogenase encodes MRKFNVAVVGATGAVGEEVFRVMEELNFPINKLVPLASSRSAGSKVEFKNKEITVLELTESVFEEQEVEIAFFCAGGSISEKFAKFAVEAGAVVIDNTSHFRMDPKVPLVVPEVNPEDIRFWRETGIIANPNCSTIQMVQSLKPLDDLYGIKRVDVSTYQAVSGAGKSGMEELVKQMQDFFAFRLEETEIKAFAHQIALNVIPQIDVAMDNGFTKEEMKMVNETQKIMHKNFEVAATCVRVPVLRSHSESLTVTFREGIDVNVDEVRSALENFENVKVIDDLENKKYPMPIISTDTDFTYIGRIRKDVYSPNIVHYFNVADQVRVGAATNAVRIGLKWIELESDI; translated from the coding sequence ATGAGAAAATTTAATGTTGCAGTAGTTGGAGCTACAGGAGCAGTTGGAGAAGAAGTTTTTAGAGTTATGGAAGAGTTAAATTTTCCTATAAATAAATTAGTTCCATTAGCAAGTTCACGAAGTGCTGGATCAAAAGTTGAGTTTAAAAATAAAGAAATTACAGTTTTAGAACTTACTGAATCAGTTTTTGAAGAGCAAGAAGTTGAAATTGCTTTTTTTTGTGCTGGTGGTTCTATTTCAGAAAAATTTGCAAAATTTGCAGTTGAAGCTGGTGCAGTAGTAATTGATAATACTAGCCATTTTAGAATGGATCCAAAAGTACCATTAGTAGTTCCAGAAGTAAATCCTGAAGATATAAGATTTTGGAGAGAAACAGGAATTATTGCAAATCCAAATTGTTCAACAATACAAATGGTACAAAGTTTAAAACCACTTGATGATCTTTATGGAATAAAAAGAGTTGATGTTTCTACATATCAAGCTGTTTCTGGTGCTGGAAAATCTGGAATGGAAGAGTTGGTAAAACAAATGCAAGATTTCTTTGCTTTTAGACTTGAAGAAACTGAAATAAAAGCTTTTGCTCATCAAATTGCTTTAAATGTAATTCCACAAATCGATGTTGCAATGGATAATGGATTTACAAAAGAAGAGATGAAAATGGTAAATGAAACTCAAAAAATTATGCATAAAAATTTTGAAGTTGCAGCTACTTGTGTAAGAGTTCCAGTTTTAAGATCACATAGTGAATCTTTAACAGTTACATTTAGAGAAGGTATTGATGTAAATGTTGATGAAGTTAGAAGTGCTTTAGAAAATTTTGAAAATGTAAAAGTTATTGATGATTTAGAAAATAAAAAATATCCAATGCCTATAATTTCAACAGATACAGATTTTACATATATTGGAAGAATTAGAAAAGATGTTTATTCTCCAAATATTGTTCATTATTTTAATGTTGCAGATCAAGTAAGAGTAGGTGCTGCTACAAATGCAGTTAGAATTGGTTTGAAATGGATTGAGTTAGAAAGCGATATATAA
- the gyrA gene encoding DNA gyrase subunit A: MENLFENQDIININIEDSVKASYLDYSMSVIIGRALPDAKDGLKPVHRRILYAMHDLNVTSKAAYKKSARIVGDVIGKYHPHGDSSVYDALVRMAQNFSMRAPLVDGQGNFGSVDGDNAAAMRYTEARMTRIAEEVLRDLDKDTVNFVPNYDDTMKEPSVLPTRVPTLLLNGSEGIAVGMATKIPPHNLGELLDAILHLIDNPEAEASDLMEFIQGPDFPTGGTIFGRRGIIDAYNTGRGRVRIRAKHHIETRAKKEIIVIDELPYQVNKARLIELIANLAKDKQIDGISEVRDESDREGIRVVIELKKDAMAEIVLNNLYKSTPMETTFGIILLAVYNKEPKVFSLPEILNIFLSHRKTVIIRRTIFDLEKAKARAHILEGLKIAVDNIDEVVKIIRSSSNDADAKEKLEVRFDLSHIQSQAILDMRLGRLTGLQRDKLEAEYQELMILIAELEAILRSEDKLNEIIREELTEIKEKFSTPRRTEIEDSYDEIDIEDLIPNEPMVVTITHNGYVKRVPIKSYEKQKRGGKGKVAVTTHDDDFIERFFVSNTHDTLMFVTNMGQLYWLKVYRIPEGSRIAKGKAVVNLINLRPDEKIMAIIPTSDFDEAKSLAFFTKNGVVKRTALNEFSNIRSNGVRAIVLDDDDEIVTAQITLPESKYFMIFTALGQVIRFFIWEPKRDENGNPILVREPKEDENGNPILDADGNPILEEDGKEQYIGVKPQGRTTRGVRGIKFKIDTDFVVDADVIESEEQEILTVSEKGIGKRTTVEEYRLTNRAGSGVIAMKLSAKTGNVVGEVLVDDTQDLMLLTSIGKMIRVDMNTIRKAGRNTSGVIIVNVDKDDKVVSIAKCPKEDEEIELDENGNVIRYNEDGEIIESNNDDTTSLLDLNNDINEE; this comes from the coding sequence ATGGAAAACCTTTTTGAAAATCAAGATATTATAAATATAAATATCGAAGATTCTGTAAAAGCTTCATATTTAGACTATTCTATGAGTGTTATTATTGGACGGGCATTACCTGATGCAAAAGATGGATTGAAGCCAGTTCATAGAAGAATACTTTATGCAATGCATGATTTAAATGTTACAAGTAAAGCTGCATATAAAAAATCAGCAAGAATTGTTGGAGATGTTATCGGAAAATATCATCCACATGGAGATAGCTCAGTTTACGATGCACTTGTTAGAATGGCTCAGAATTTCTCTATGAGGGCTCCATTAGTTGATGGACAAGGAAACTTTGGTTCAGTTGATGGTGATAATGCAGCTGCTATGAGATATACAGAAGCTAGAATGACTAGAATTGCTGAAGAAGTATTAAGAGATCTTGATAAAGATACAGTTAATTTTGTACCAAATTATGATGATACTATGAAAGAACCATCAGTTTTACCTACTAGAGTTCCCACTTTATTGTTAAATGGAAGTGAAGGAATTGCAGTTGGTATGGCTACAAAAATTCCACCTCATAATCTTGGTGAATTGCTTGATGCAATTTTACATTTAATTGATAATCCAGAAGCAGAAGCTAGTGATTTAATGGAATTTATTCAAGGTCCAGATTTTCCAACAGGTGGAACAATTTTTGGAAGACGAGGAATAATAGATGCTTATAATACTGGTCGTGGAAGAGTAAGAATTAGAGCAAAGCATCATATTGAAACAAGAGCTAAAAAAGAGATTATTGTAATTGATGAATTGCCATATCAAGTAAACAAAGCAAGATTAATTGAACTTATTGCTAATTTAGCAAAAGATAAACAAATAGATGGAATTTCTGAAGTTAGAGATGAATCAGATAGAGAAGGTATTAGAGTAGTAATTGAGCTTAAAAAAGATGCTATGGCTGAGATTGTATTAAATAACCTTTATAAATCAACTCCTATGGAAACAACATTTGGTATTATCTTACTTGCAGTTTATAATAAAGAACCAAAAGTATTTAGTCTTCCAGAGATTTTAAATATCTTTTTATCTCATAGAAAAACTGTAATTATAAGAAGAACAATTTTTGATTTAGAAAAAGCAAAAGCAAGAGCACATATTTTAGAAGGTCTAAAAATTGCAGTTGATAATATTGATGAAGTTGTAAAAATAATAAGATCAAGTTCAAATGATGCAGATGCAAAAGAAAAATTGGAAGTAAGATTTGATTTAAGTCATATTCAGTCTCAAGCTATCTTAGATATGAGATTAGGAAGATTAACTGGACTTCAAAGAGATAAATTAGAAGCTGAGTATCAAGAATTGATGATTTTAATAGCTGAATTAGAGGCTATATTAAGAAGTGAAGATAAGTTAAATGAAATTATAAGAGAAGAACTAACAGAAATTAAAGAAAAGTTTTCAACTCCAAGAAGAACAGAAATTGAAGATTCTTATGATGAAATAGATATTGAAGATTTAATTCCAAATGAACCAATGGTTGTAACAATAACTCATAATGGATATGTAAAAAGAGTACCTATAAAATCTTATGAAAAACAAAAAAGAGGTGGAAAAGGTAAAGTTGCAGTTACTACTCATGATGATGATTTTATTGAAAGATTCTTTGTAAGTAATACTCATGATACACTTATGTTTGTTACAAATATGGGGCAATTATATTGGTTGAAAGTTTATAGAATACCAGAAGGTAGTAGAATTGCAAAAGGAAAAGCTGTTGTAAACTTGATCAACTTAAGACCTGATGAAAAAATTATGGCAATTATTCCAACTAGTGATTTTGATGAAGCAAAATCTTTAGCATTCTTTACTAAAAATGGGGTTGTAAAAAGAACAGCATTAAATGAATTTAGTAATATTAGAAGTAACGGTGTAAGAGCGATTGTTCTTGATGATGATGATGAAATTGTAACAGCTCAAATTACACTTCCAGAGTCAAAATATTTTATGATATTTACTGCTCTTGGGCAGGTTATTAGATTCTTTATTTGGGAACCAAAAAGAGATGAAAATGGTAACCCAATTTTAGTAAGAGAGCCAAAAGAAGATGAAAATGGTAACCCAATTTTAGATGCAGATGGTAATCCAATCTTAGAAGAAGATGGAAAAGAACAATATATTGGAGTAAAACCTCAAGGTAGAACTACTAGAGGGGTAAGAGGAATTAAGTTTAAAATTGATACAGACTTTGTTGTTGATGCAGATGTAATAGAAAGCGAAGAACAAGAGATTTTAACAGTTTCAGAAAAAGGTATTGGAAAGCGAACAACGGTTGAAGAGTATAGATTGACAAATAGAGCTGGTTCTGGAGTTATTGCTATGAAACTATCTGCAAAAACTGGAAATGTTGTTGGAGAAGTTTTAGTTGATGATACTCAAGATTTAATGCTTTTAACTTCAATTGGAAAAATGATTAGAGTTGATATGAATACAATTAGAAAAGCTGGTAGAAATACAAGTGGTGTAATAATTGTAAATGTTGATAAAGACGATAAAGTTGTTTCTATAGCAAAATGCCCAAAAGAAGATGAAGAAATAGAATTAGATGAAAATGGGAATGTTATTAGATATAACGAAGATGGTGAAATCATTGAGTCAAATAATGATGATACAACAAGTTTATTAGATTTAAATAATGATATTAATGAGGAATAA
- a CDS encoding YdcH family protein produces the protein MLHEHRDAIAELRQKDTHFARVFDKHNDLDHEITNLENTHADQFTIETKKKEKLRLKDEIYSMIVKYKAEK, from the coding sequence ATGCTTCACGAACATAGAGATGCAATAGCTGAATTAAGACAAAAAGATACACACTTTGCTAGAGTTTTTGATAAACATAATGATTTAGATCATGAAATTACAAATTTAGAAAACACTCATGCAGATCAATTTACAATTGAGACAAAAAAGAAAGAAAAATTAAGACTTAAAGATGAAATTTATTCTATGATAGTAAAGTATAAAGCTGAAAAATAA
- the argJ gene encoding bifunctional glutamate N-acetyltransferase/amino-acid acetyltransferase ArgJ: protein MFTILPIKGYIDQIDGFYCDGIHAGLKPNGNNDLGFIYTKEPCTVAALFTNNKFQAAPLKHFLQYGEDFKTNFVLINSKNANALTGRKGIEDINHLFSQLGSDFVNPIMSSTGVIGNRLPLEKLVSGAKKFDLNSKNGENLSKAIMTTDAYPKTCLYEVKLENGNSFKIGAVAKGAGMINPNLATMLCFICTDANAPYKDIKEALDINSHTTFNAISVDGDTSTNDTVMVLANGKSNAYDKEAFKEVLRLVMHDMAMLMVADGEGAKKVAAFEVINAKNDNQAEIAAKALSNSLLVKTALFGEDPNFGRIASTIGASQIDCDDEKLVISYNDVVVFNKGEICFNAEIESKAFDVLKKDKYKIICDIGLGDGKFTAYGCDLGYKYVEINADYRS, encoded by the coding sequence ATGTTTACAATTTTACCAATAAAAGGTTATATAGATCAAATTGATGGATTTTATTGTGATGGAATTCACGCTGGACTTAAACCAAATGGGAATAATGATTTAGGCTTTATATATACAAAAGAGCCTTGTACTGTTGCAGCACTATTTACTAACAACAAATTTCAAGCAGCTCCATTAAAACATTTTTTACAATATGGTGAAGATTTTAAAACAAACTTTGTTTTAATAAACTCAAAAAATGCAAATGCTTTAACTGGAAGAAAAGGTATTGAAGATATAAATCATTTATTCTCACAATTAGGTTCTGATTTCGTAAATCCAATTATGAGTAGTACAGGAGTTATAGGGAATAGACTTCCTCTTGAGAAATTAGTTTCTGGAGCTAAGAAATTTGATTTAAATTCTAAAAATGGGGAGAACCTGAGCAAAGCTATTATGACAACAGATGCATATCCTAAAACTTGTCTTTATGAAGTAAAACTTGAAAATGGAAATTCATTTAAAATTGGTGCTGTTGCAAAGGGTGCAGGAATGATAAATCCAAATCTCGCAACAATGCTTTGTTTTATTTGTACAGATGCAAATGCTCCATATAAAGATATAAAAGAAGCTTTAGATATAAATTCTCATACAACTTTTAATGCAATTTCAGTAGATGGAGATACTTCTACAAATGATACTGTTATGGTTTTAGCAAATGGTAAATCAAATGCATATGATAAAGAAGCTTTCAAAGAAGTTTTACGACTTGTAATGCATGATATGGCAATGCTAATGGTTGCTGATGGTGAAGGTGCTAAAAAAGTTGCAGCTTTTGAAGTAATAAATGCAAAAAATGATAATCAAGCAGAAATTGCAGCCAAAGCATTATCAAATTCCCTTTTGGTTAAAACTGCATTATTTGGTGAAGACCCAAATTTTGGAAGAATTGCATCAACTATTGGTGCTTCACAAATTGATTGTGATGATGAGAAATTAGTTATATCATATAATGATGTAGTAGTTTTTAATAAAGGTGAGATTTGTTTTAATGCAGAAATAGAGTCAAAAGCTTTTGATGTATTAAAAAAAGATAAATATAAAATTATTTGTGATATAGGTTTAGGTGATGGTAAATTTACTGCTTATGGGTGTGATTTGGGTTACAAATATGTAGAGATAAATGCAGATTATAGAAGTTAA
- a CDS encoding potassium channel family protein, whose product MGWEIQTSKPQYDLSPIIYSKLKPLRFPLIIFQILMMIGTLGYVYFEDYTIMQAIFQAAYTLTNTGFGALNESNFKSETIIFTIFLMLAGFSSMVFGIGVIIDVFTNGNLRELLRERRMLFKIARLRKHFVLFYHNEYTSQVAKQFRENHIPFVVVDPSDNIDEIARENRYPYFVKEEPYKETAFLKSHLSSAKGVISLSKNISDNITLISSVRLYEKELGRAPFLIIANAETQNEKLRLEKLGANKVVATPTLMAKRVSAMAISPDMENILDEFLYKKDSPVTMEDVVINDNSWIIGKELKELNLRDNLKISVIGITQNGVFIQLPKGDKIIEKNSKLLIVGSQKGILRARRVLNLVNEPKEI is encoded by the coding sequence TTGGGGTGGGAGATACAAACTTCAAAACCACAATATGATTTAAGCCCTATTATTTACTCAAAACTTAAACCTTTAAGATTCCCATTAATAATATTTCAAATTTTAATGATGATTGGTACTTTAGGTTATGTATATTTTGAAGATTATACTATTATGCAAGCAATATTTCAGGCTGCATATACACTTACAAATACAGGTTTTGGAGCCTTAAACGAATCAAATTTTAAAAGTGAAACTATTATTTTTACTATATTTTTGATGTTAGCTGGTTTTTCAAGTATGGTTTTTGGAATAGGGGTTATTATAGATGTTTTTACTAACGGTAATTTAAGAGAATTATTAAGGGAGAGAAGGATGCTTTTTAAAATAGCAAGACTAAGAAAACATTTTGTTTTATTTTATCACAATGAATATACATCGCAAGTTGCAAAACAATTTAGAGAGAATCATATACCTTTTGTTGTTGTTGATCCAAGTGATAATATTGACGAGATAGCAAGAGAAAATAGATATCCATATTTTGTAAAAGAAGAACCGTATAAAGAGACAGCTTTCCTCAAATCTCATTTAAGTTCAGCAAAGGGAGTAATATCTTTATCAAAAAATATTTCTGATAATATTACTTTAATATCTTCTGTTAGACTTTATGAAAAAGAACTTGGAAGGGCTCCTTTTTTAATTATTGCAAATGCTGAAACACAAAATGAAAAGTTAAGGCTTGAAAAGCTTGGTGCAAATAAAGTTGTTGCAACTCCAACATTAATGGCAAAAAGAGTTAGTGCAATGGCAATTAGTCCAGATATGGAAAATATTTTAGATGAATTTTTATATAAAAAAGATAGCCCTGTTACTATGGAAGATGTCGTAATAAATGATAATTCTTGGATTATAGGAAAAGAATTAAAAGAGTTAAATCTAAGAGATAATCTTAAGATTTCAGTTATTGGAATAACACAAAATGGAGTTTTTATCCAATTACCAAAAGGTGATAAAATAATAGAAAAGAATTCTAAACTATTAATTGTTGGCTCTCAAAAAGGTATTTTAAGAGCTAGAAGAGTTTTAAATTTAGTAAATGAACCAAAGGAGATATAA
- the rpmB gene encoding 50S ribosomal protein L28, protein MSRRCAISGKGPMVGNNVSHAKNRTKRRFLPNIRTVRVTLEDGTTTKLKISAKELRTLKKHS, encoded by the coding sequence ATGTCAAGAAGATGTGCAATTTCAGGAAAAGGGCCAATGGTTGGAAACAACGTTAGTCATGCAAAAAATAGAACAAAAAGAAGATTTTTACCAAATATCAGAACAGTTAGAGTTACATTAGAAGATGGAACTACTACAAAATTAAAAATCTCTGCAAAAGAGCTAAGAACTCTTAAAAAACACTCATAA
- a CDS encoding glycosyltransferase, whose amino-acid sequence MKKKTIYFKSINSLIQSLQKRADIEILKEPNYLIKLFKKQTFPDIYFHSGNLDEKSILYITNSKMTITNSFSSKNLIKSKIEISNEKIKVIYPSINIEYKELDKLKDKYIEKFSLLPTTKLIFFTAKNFKTSGIKEFLEICSNLSYPNFKVIIAGSKQQMANLNFSLSKFSKLKDKLILLENYKNIDELFLISDIFLLPTQSKTFATNVLKAMFCESVVFLPINNDAKEIVDVYASMERTNDPSTPFKIDAILYDENELIKIKKENKTKALECSLENNLKKFNQILSCI is encoded by the coding sequence ATGAAGAAAAAAACAATATATTTTAAATCAATAAATTCATTGATTCAAAGTTTACAAAAAAGAGCTGATATTGAAATACTAAAAGAACCAAATTATTTAATAAAATTATTTAAAAAACAAACTTTTCCAGATATTTATTTTCATAGTGGAAATCTAGATGAAAAATCTATTTTATATATAACAAATTCTAAAATGACCATTACTAACTCTTTTTCTTCAAAGAATTTAATCAAATCAAAAATAGAAATATCAAATGAAAAAATAAAAGTTATCTATCCATCTATAAATATTGAATATAAGGAATTAGATAAATTAAAAGATAAATATATTGAAAAATTTAGTTTATTACCTACTACAAAATTAATATTTTTTACAGCAAAGAATTTTAAGACTTCTGGTATTAAAGAGTTTTTAGAAATTTGTTCAAATCTATCTTACCCTAATTTTAAAGTAATAATAGCAGGCAGTAAACAACAAATGGCAAATCTTAATTTTTCACTTTCAAAATTTTCAAAGCTTAAAGATAAGTTGATTTTACTTGAAAATTATAAAAATATTGATGAACTTTTTTTAATATCAGATATATTTTTACTTCCTACTCAAAGTAAAACTTTTGCTACAAATGTTTTAAAAGCAATGTTTTGTGAAAGTGTAGTTTTTTTACCCATAAATAATGATGCAAAAGAAATAGTTGATGTTTATGCTTCTATGGAAAGAACAAATGATCCAAGTACACCTTTTAAAATTGATGCAATTTTATATGATGAAAATGAGTTAATAAAAATAAAAAAAGAGAATAAAACTAAAGCTTTAGAATGTAGTTTAGAAAATAATTTGAAGAAGTTTAATCAAATTTTATCATGCATTTAA
- the gmhB gene encoding D-glycero-beta-D-manno-heptose 1,7-bisphosphate 7-phosphatase: MQKKIVYLDRDGVINKDFGYVYEISKFEFCDGVFEACNHFINLGYEIIIITNQSGIGRDYYTKNDFLNLTEYMKDEFKKHGINILKVYYCPHSPEEDCDCRKPNIGMILQSLNDFNINLQNSWLIGDKISDIECGKNAKIPNRILISNKEKNSEDFLTANSLFETINLIKK; this comes from the coding sequence ATGCAAAAAAAAATAGTTTATCTTGATAGAGATGGAGTTATAAACAAAGATTTTGGATATGTTTATGAGATTTCAAAATTTGAATTTTGTGATGGAGTATTTGAAGCTTGTAATCATTTTATAAATTTAGGTTATGAAATCATTATAATAACAAATCAATCTGGAATTGGACGAGATTATTATACAAAAAATGACTTCCTAAATCTTACAGAATATATGAAAGATGAGTTTAAAAAACATGGAATTAATATATTAAAAGTATATTATTGTCCACATAGTCCAGAAGAAGATTGTGATTGTAGAAAACCAAATATTGGTATGATTTTACAATCTTTAAACGATTTTAATATAAATTTACAAAACTCTTGGCTTATTGGAGATAAAATCAGTGATATAGAGTGTGGAAAAAATGCTAAAATACCAAATAGAATTTTAATAAGTAATAAAGAAAAGAATAGTGAAGACTTTTTAACAGCAAATTCACTATTTGAAACAATAAATTTAATTAAAAAGTGA